Proteins from a genomic interval of Clostridium scatologenes:
- a CDS encoding GNAT family N-acetyltransferase encodes MNISIRLENENDFKNVENMIREAFWDLYRPGCVEHLIVHEIRKANSFIQELDFVACNEEEVIGNIIYSKAKVINDNNEEFQVLCMGPLGVLPSYQGKGIGSLLMKYSINAARALGYKAIVIFGNHNYYHRFGFENAEKYNIQTAWGANIEAFMVLELYKDSLKGISGKYYEDSVFEVDDEELNLFEKQFPYKEKHITDTQL; translated from the coding sequence ATGAATATATCAATTAGATTAGAAAATGAAAATGATTTTAAAAATGTAGAAAATATGATTAGAGAAGCCTTCTGGGATTTATATAGACCAGGATGTGTTGAACATCTAATTGTTCATGAAATTAGAAAGGCAAATTCATTTATTCAAGAGTTGGATTTTGTTGCATGTAATGAGGAAGAAGTTATTGGCAATATTATTTATTCCAAAGCAAAGGTAATTAATGATAACAATGAAGAGTTTCAAGTTTTGTGCATGGGTCCTCTTGGAGTATTACCCTCTTATCAAGGTAAAGGTATTGGAAGTTTGCTTATGAAATATTCGATTAATGCTGCAAGAGCATTAGGCTATAAAGCAATTGTTATTTTTGGTAATCACAACTATTATCATCGCTTTGGCTTTGAAAATGCCGAAAAGTATAATATTCAAACAGCTTGGGGGGCCAATATTGAAGCCTTTATGGTGCTTGAATTATATAAAGATTCGCTTAAAGGAATTTCAGGTAAGTACTATGAAGATTCTGTTTTTGAGGTAGATGATGAAGAATTAAATCTCTTTGAAAAACAGTTTCCGTATAAGGAAAAACACATCACTGATACTCAATTATGA
- a CDS encoding sugar O-acetyltransferase, translating to MKEEEKIFAGRLFDATKKELRDIKHKTHELCRKFNLLDEYDESRPTIIKEFIGKIGERYHFQGPIQFNYGCHTFIGENFAANFNTTILDDGKIYIGNNVMFGPNVSLMASSHPLIAEERTTMKYEDGHVSVSEYAKEIHIGNNVWIACNVVVCGGVNIGNNVVIGAGSVVTKDIPDNYIAYGNPCKPIRMITEKDSKLDLL from the coding sequence ATGAAAGAAGAGGAAAAAATATTTGCAGGTAGACTATTTGATGCGACTAAGAAAGAACTTAGAGATATTAAACATAAGACACATGAGCTGTGTAGAAAATTTAATTTGCTTGATGAGTATGATGAAAGCCGTCCAACAATCATAAAAGAATTTATCGGAAAAATAGGAGAAAGATATCACTTTCAAGGACCTATACAATTTAATTATGGGTGTCATACGTTCATTGGTGAAAACTTTGCTGCCAATTTTAATACTACAATTTTAGATGATGGTAAAATTTATATTGGTAATAATGTAATGTTTGGCCCCAATGTTTCCCTTATGGCAAGTTCACATCCACTTATTGCAGAAGAGAGAACTACTATGAAGTATGAGGATGGACATGTATCTGTTTCTGAGTATGCAAAGGAAATTCATATTGGAAATAATGTTTGGATTGCTTGTAATGTTGTAGTTTGCGGAGGTGTCAATATTGGAAACAATGTAGTTATTGGTGCAGGCAGTGTGGTTACAAAGGATATACCAGATAACTATATTGCATATGGTAATCCCTGTAAGCCAATAAGAATGATTACAGAAAAAGATTCAAAGTTAGACTTATTGTAA
- a CDS encoding M15 family metallopeptidase: MKKIFIYIITFFLLINSTYIVKASNMNINTESLNANEYDVKIKQDLLCLMMAYPEYIKNIKSDESNYVYLIMKSGKKILYDDKKVKTPEEKLENADLQDTMEQVYPLTNISKLMDKNYDPGRYRSYDLLKEVYGSSRQQIEKNLKSVNLNYTHVFFNNNNKAAEALESTMQNLIPLLKENEAVRRCLFPCMGTFNYRLVAGTNRLSPHSFGIAIDLASDKRDYWKWSSSKQGEERLNSYSKEIVQAFEKNNFVWGGKWGHFDILHFEYRPEIILKAKYFTNFNGDKLNWYKGVNVEETSIKEYIDKINKVF, encoded by the coding sequence ATGAAGAAAATATTTATTTATATAATAACATTTTTTCTATTGATTAATTCAACATATATAGTTAAAGCGTCTAATATGAATATCAATACTGAAAGTTTAAATGCCAATGAGTATGATGTTAAAATAAAGCAGGATTTATTATGTTTAATGATGGCTTATCCAGAGTATATAAAGAATATAAAGAGTGATGAAAGCAATTATGTATATCTGATAATGAAATCTGGCAAAAAAATTTTATATGATGATAAAAAAGTAAAAACTCCTGAGGAAAAACTTGAAAATGCAGATTTGCAGGATACTATGGAGCAGGTTTATCCTTTGACCAATATTTCAAAACTAATGGATAAAAATTATGATCCTGGGCGATATAGATCCTATGATTTATTAAAAGAAGTTTATGGTTCTTCTAGACAACAAATAGAGAAAAATCTTAAAAGTGTAAATTTAAATTACACACATGTTTTTTTTAACAATAATAACAAAGCAGCTGAAGCACTTGAAAGTACTATGCAAAATCTTATACCTCTTTTAAAAGAAAATGAAGCTGTTAGAAGATGTTTATTCCCTTGTATGGGTACTTTTAACTATAGATTAGTTGCAGGCACTAATCGATTAAGTCCTCATTCTTTTGGTATTGCTATAGACCTTGCAAGTGATAAAAGAGATTATTGGAAATGGTCTTCATCTAAACAAGGAGAAGAACGCTTAAATTCATATTCTAAAGAAATAGTTCAAGCTTTTGAAAAAAACAATTTCGTATGGGGTGGAAAATGGGGACATTTTGACATTTTACATTTTGAATATAGACCGGAAATTATTTTAAAAGCTAAATATTTTACCAATTTTAATGGTGATAAATTAAATTGGTACAAAGGAGTTAATGTGGAGGAGACTTCAATTAAGGAGTATATTGACAAAATTAACAAAGTGTTTTAA
- a CDS encoding YsnF/AvaK domain-containing protein, translating to MGIFDNILGNDDDKKRDKNEGRLTLHKEELDINKNRVQKGEVELSKEIVEEEKTVDVPVTHEEVVIERRSIDNEASDTPISDEETIRIPVSEEKINVDKHTVITGEVSAHKREVEETEQIDEKLKREEARINANGDANIIDKNSEDGFH from the coding sequence ATGGGGATATTTGATAACATTTTAGGAAATGATGATGATAAGAAGAGGGATAAGAATGAAGGAAGACTTACACTTCATAAGGAAGAGCTTGATATAAACAAAAATAGAGTTCAAAAAGGTGAAGTTGAATTAAGTAAAGAAATTGTTGAAGAGGAAAAAACAGTGGATGTTCCAGTTACTCATGAAGAAGTTGTCATTGAGAGGAGATCAATAGATAATGAAGCTAGTGATACGCCTATTAGTGATGAAGAAACAATACGTATTCCAGTAAGTGAAGAAAAAATAAATGTAGATAAGCACACTGTAATAACTGGAGAGGTATCTGCTCATAAGCGAGAAGTTGAAGAAACAGAACAAATTGATGAGAAATTAAAAAGAGAAGAAGCTCGTATAAACGCAAACGGTGATGCAAATATAATAGATAAAAATTCAGAAGATGGTTTCCATTAA
- a CDS encoding YsnF/AvaK domain-containing protein, translating to MLNKDVPNKSNVEYLTDASIDGWIVQSDTHKNNDESISQEVYRDGKNGVKMQLREEEMKISKKKIQTGEVSIHKEVLTKEENITVPVKQEELVIEKKVFDPQSYGESNAHTEIIRIPISKERIDIHKEPVTLENVSVSKHKYKEMKHITETLKKEIPHVDIKENNNQKRKR from the coding sequence GTGTTAAATAAAGATGTACCTAATAAAAGCAATGTTGAATATTTAACAGATGCTTCCATTGATGGATGGATAGTTCAAAGCGACACACATAAGAACAATGATGAAAGTATTTCACAAGAAGTTTACCGTGATGGTAAAAATGGTGTGAAAATGCAGCTTCGTGAAGAAGAAATGAAAATATCCAAGAAAAAAATACAAACTGGAGAGGTATCTATTCACAAAGAAGTTTTAACCAAAGAGGAAAATATTACTGTACCTGTAAAACAGGAGGAGTTAGTTATTGAAAAAAAGGTTTTTGATCCACAATCCTATGGTGAATCAAATGCCCATACTGAAATTATTAGAATACCTATTAGTAAAGAACGCATTGATATACACAAAGAACCAGTAACCTTAGAGAATGTTTCGGTTAGTAAGCATAAATATAAAGAGATGAAACATATAACTGAAACACTAAAAAAGGAAATACCGCATGTTGATATTAAAGAAAACAACAATCAAAAAAGAAAAAGATAG
- a CDS encoding GNAT family N-acetyltransferase, translating into MNILFKRADIEDAKRLLEVQKMSFYDDYIEYGECPGYEHSLEDMENIIKKSITYKIIHNDVIVGGIVVRKRENNNYYLGGICIIPEYQNFGIGQRAVMYIEKDNLDAICWELETPFNRYRNHHFYEKMGYKKIGEYRHSDKLVLFKFKKIV; encoded by the coding sequence ATGAATATATTATTTAAAAGGGCAGATATTGAAGATGCAAAGAGATTGTTAGAAGTGCAAAAAATGAGCTTTTATGATGATTATATAGAATATGGAGAGTGTCCTGGATATGAACATTCTTTAGAGGACATGGAAAATATTATAAAGAAATCCATAACATATAAAATAATTCATAATGATGTGATAGTAGGCGGCATAGTTGTGCGAAAACGCGAAAACAACAATTATTATTTGGGTGGAATATGTATTATTCCAGAATATCAGAATTTTGGTATTGGTCAAAGAGCAGTAATGTATATAGAGAAAGATAATCTAGATGCTATTTGCTGGGAGTTGGAAACTCCTTTTAATAGATATAGAAATCACCATTTTTATGAAAAGATGGGCTATAAGAAGATTGGTGAATACAGACATTCAGATAAATTAGTGTTATTCAAGTTTAAAAAGATAGTATAA